The following proteins are encoded in a genomic region of Candida albicans SC5314 chromosome 4, complete sequence:
- the PGA59 gene encoding Pga59p (Adhesin-like cell wall protein; putative GPI-anchor; colony morphology-related gene regulation by Ssn6; Hap43-induced; Spider biofilm repressed) yields MQFSSAIILSAVAGSALATYANSTVTDIATTVVTITSCEENKCHETEVTTGVTTVTEVETTYTTYCPLPTAKAPVASTSNSTTTPPVSTAEGAAAANAVPAVAAGLLALGAFM; encoded by the coding sequence atgCAATTCTCATCCGCTATCATCTTATCCGCTGTTGCTGGTTCCGCTTTAGCCACTTACGCTAACTCCACTGTCACTGACATTGCTACCACCGTTGTTACCATCACTTCTTGtgaagaaaacaaatgtCACGAAACTGAAGTCACTACTGGTGTCACCACTGTCACTGAAGTTGAAACCACTTACACCACCTACTGCCCATTGCCAACCGCCAAAGCTCCAGTTGCTTCTACTTCTAactccaccaccaccccACCAGTTTCTACTGCTGAAGGTGCTGCTGCCGCTAACGCCGTCCCAGCCGTTGCTGCCGGTTTGTTGGCTTTGGGTGCTTTCATGTAA
- the AMS1 gene encoding alpha-mannosidase (Putative alpha-mannosidase; transcript regulated by Nrg1; induced during cell wall regeneration; flow model biofilm induced; Spider biofilm induced), with amino-acid sequence MGYDNINLQPNFKPIDHLYDDRLRQFTDTGGQFHNLNLPKFYDIHRQEIHDLKSWKVPDDSNGKTQRPLFKDINFDEITWDNIGLGYNFGPSWKTFWVKFTLKIPEEWLKYEALEIDWDSNSEALIYNDKGLPLQAFTGGGQRNLFRIPKEYLTSDEQLFYIEVACNGMFGNGADGEPDPNRYFRLSRAHLVVPNLEARRLFWDFWILGDATREFPGGYWQKYQAADICTQIMNTFNPNDVESIGKCRKLAEQLLGDKINSDEVFHEYPNERNKRIDVYGIGNCHIDTAWEWPFAETKRKIVRSWTTQLKLADEYPEYVFVASQMQQFKWLKQYHPEILSKIHEKFATNQFIPLGGTWVENDTNLPNGESLLRQFVLGQRFLLDEFGFQSDIFWLPDTFGYSSQIPQICQLAGIYRFLTQKLSWNNINTFPLSTFNWKGIDGSQLLVHMPPANTYTAAANFGDVVRSSRQHKNLRDVPAGMLLYGHGDGGGGPTEEMIEKLRRCRGLANNSGLIPSVQLGVTVDDFYEHLLEKSDQGRKLPTWSGEIYLEYHRGTYTTQANIKKYMRLGEIKLHDLELIAGLVSIKHGDKYKYPGAEIQSLWEDLCLCQFHDVLPGSCIGMVYYDEAYPMLRKLLKQADKLILEALKVDVNSNTTSGGGVVNTLPWNRYNEIVEVSRKQSPELFEQLIKDKVGIRTPKSSQYKHDDDDDDETVKVSVDSVDGVCKINKKVDYPASVSKIRGSNGNDDDDNDGGFILTNKLLTAKISSNGVITSLFDEVNQREIIDTTATNQTSNGKNSSNVGGNQFILFDDEPLNFPAWDTELYSLEKFQFLNNGKAEILVQDELESSIIVTHEISPNSSIETIISLAGVNKYSSTSSDDSDNNFIKFSSTVNWHETYKFLKVQFPTTITTALQANYETQFGITNRSTHWNTTWDIAKFEVAHHKFMDLSEFNYGVSILNNSKYGGAIHGNLIRLSLLRSAKAPDNKADMGIHKFEYAIYPHKGPLGINTVKAGYNFNYKLIQNPYSKQTVASSYLSSAIKLKNENHKDGSLILSHIKRGENDIDVSQYKSLTKNEKSLIVRVYESLGGNNSKGQLIIDDKFLGNKIDKIFKTDGLENELEELKFTKTHGGSGDVVVTDITLRGFEIATYKILLK; translated from the coding sequence ATGGGTTACGATAACATCAATCTTCAACCCAATTTCAAACCAATTGATCATCTTTATGATGATAGATTAAGACAATTCACTGACACTGGGGGtcaatttcataatttgaatttaccGAAATTTTATGATATTCATCGTCAAGAAATTcatgatttgaaatcatGGAAAGTACCTGATGATAGTAATGGTAAAACTCAACGACCATTATTTAAAGatattaattttgatgaaataaCTTGGGATAATATTGGTCTTGGATATAATTTTGGACCTTCATGGAAAACTTTTTGGGTTAAATTTACTTTGAAAATCCCTGAAGAGTGGTTAAAATATGAAGCATTAGAAATTGACTGGGATCTGAATTCAGAAGcattaatttataatgatAAAGGTTTACCTTTACAAGCATTCACTGGTGGTGGTCAACGTAATTTATTTCGAATCCCTAAAGAATATTTAACTAGTGATGAacaattgttttatattgaaGTTGCTTGTAATGGAATGTTTGGTAATGGTGCTGATGGTGAACCTGATCCTAATCGTTATTTCCGATTGAGTCGTGCTCATTTAGTGGTTCCTAATTTAGAAGCCAGAAGATTATTTTGGGATTTTTGGATTCTTGGTGATGCCACTAGAGAATTCCCTGGAGGATATTGGCAAAAATATCAAGCAGCAGATATTTGTACCCAAATTATGAATACATTTAATCCTAATGATGTTGAGTCAATTGGTAAATGTCGTAAATTGGCTGAACAATTATTGGGGgacaaaatcaattctgATGAAGTATTCCATGAATATCCTAATGAACGgaataaaagaattgatgtTTATGGTATTGGTAATTGTCATATCGATACCGCATGGGAATGGCCATTTGCTGAAacgaaaagaaaaattgttcGATCATGGACTACTCAATTGAAACTTGCTGATGAATATCCAGAATATGTATTTGTTGCCTCACAAATGCAACAATTCAAATGGTTAAAACAATATCATCCGGAAATCTTGTCGAAAATCCATGAAAAATTTGCTactaatcaatttattccTCTTGGTGGTACTTGGGTTGAAAATGATACTAATTTACCTAATGGAGAATCATTACTTAgacaatttgttttggGACAAAGATTTTTATTAGACGAATTTGGATTTCAATCTGACATTTTTTGGTTACCCGATACATTTGGTTATAGTTCACAAATCCCTCAGATTTGTCAATTGGCTGGGATATATCGATTTTTAACCCAAAAATTATCTTggaataatattaatactTTCCCCTTGAGTACTTTTAATTGGAAAGGGATTGATGGTTCACAATTGTTGGTTCATATGCCTCCAGCGAATACTTATACTGCTGCAGCCAATTTCGGTGATGTTGTTCGATCACTGCGACAACATAAAAATCTTCGTGATGTCCCTGCTGGTATGTTACTTTATGGAcatggtgatggtggtggtgggcCCACAGAAgaaatgattgaaaaattaagaaGATGTCGTGGGTTAGCTAATAATTCTGGATTAATTCCGTCAGTTCAATTGGGTGTCACCGTTGATGATTTTTATGAAcatttattagaaaaatCTGATCAAGGAAGGAAACTACCAACATGGAGTGGAGAAATTTATCTTGAATATCATCGTGGTACTTATACTACTCAAGCCAacattaaaaaatatatgaGATTGGGAGAAATCAAGTTACATGATTTAGAATTGATTGCTGGATTAGTTAGTATTAAACATGGTGATAAATACAAGTACCCCGGTGCAGAAATTCAAAGTTTATGGGAGGATCTTTGTTTATGTCAATTTCATGATGTTTTACCTGGTAGTTGTATTGGGATGGTTTATTATGATGAAGCATATCCTATGTTGCgtaaattattgaaacaagCTGATAAACTTATTTTGGAAGCATTGAAAGTTGATGTTAATAGTAATACTACTTCTGGTGGCGGTGTTGTTAATACTTTGCCTTGGAATAgatataatgaaattgttgaagttTCTCGTAAACAATCACCGGAATtgtttgaacaattgatcAAAGATAAAGTTGGTATCCGTACCCCAAAATCATCTCAATACAAacatgatgatgatgatgatgatgaaactGTTAAAGTTTCGGTTGATTCTGTTGATGGAGTTTGTaaaattaacaaaaaaGTTGACTATCCAGCCAGTGTTTCCAAGATTAGGGGAAGTAATGGtaacgatgatgatgataatgatggtGGATTTATTTTGACTAACAAGTTATTAACGGCCAAGATTTCATCTAATGGGGTTATCACTTctttatttgatgaagttAATCAACgagaaattattgatacAACTGCCACCAATCAAACAAGTAACGGTAAAAATTCTAGTAATGTTGGTggcaatcaatttattttatttgatgatgaaccATTAAATTTCCCTGCTTGGGATACTGAATTATATTCATTAGAAAAATTCCAATTTCTTAATAATGGTAAAGCAGAAATTTTAGTTCAAGATGAATTAGAATCTTCAATTATTGTTACTCATGAAATTTCTcctaattcatcaattgaaaccaTTATTTCTTTAGCTGGGGTGAATAAATACAGTAGTACTTCTTCTGATGAtagtgataataattttattaaattttcatcGACTGTCAATTGGCATGAAActtataaatttttaaaagtaCAATTCCCAACAACTATTACTACGGCATTACAAGCCAATTATGAAACCCAATTTGGTATTACTAATCGTTCAACTCATTGGAATACCACTTGGGATATTGCTAAATTTGAAGTTGCTCATCATAAATTTATGGATTTAAGTGAATTCAATTATGgagtttcaattttgaataattctAAATATGGTGGAGCAATTCATGGTAATTTAATTagattatcattattaagaAGTGCTAAAGCACCTGATAATAAAGCTGATATGGGGATTcataaatttgaatatgcCATTTATCCTCATAAAGGTCCATTAGGTATTAATACTGTTAAAGCTGGTTacaattttaattataaattgattcaaaatcCATATTCAAAACAAACGGTTGCAAGTTCATATTTATCATCAGctattaaattgaaaaacgAGAATCATAAAGATGGGTCGTTAATATTATCTCATATTAAAAGAGGtgaaaatgatattgatgtgagtcaatataaatcattaacgaaaaatgaaaaatcattaattgttAGAGTTTATGAATCATTAGGTGGGAATAATTCCAAGGgacaattaataattgatgataaatttttaggaaataaaattgataaaatttttaaaactgATGGAttagaaaatgaattggaagaattgaaatttacaaaaactcatggtggtagtggtgatgttgttgttactgATATTACATTAAGAGGATTTGAAATTGCTACttataaaatattattaaaataa